DNA sequence from the Candidatus Poribacteria bacterium genome:
TCCGGATGGCAAGACGCTGGCGAGTGACGGTGGTGATGGCACCGTGATGTTGTGGGAGGTAAGCACCGGATATCGGAAGTGTCGCAGTGGCGTTTAGTCCGGATGGAAAAACACTGGCGAGTGGAAGTTGGGATGGCACTGTGTTGTTGTGGGACCTTGCAGTTGATACTATGGATTAGGCTGCACATCTCATAGGTAGAAAGGCTTTGTGAACCCGATTGACTATCACTGATGGCTGAGAACTGAAAGCCGATAGCCAATAATCATACCTCTTTATCACCAATGCATGTTGTGATTAAATCAAAAACAATCCCTCCGAAAAAGGAACTTTCTCATGCAAAAAACATTAGTATTGATTTTAGCGATTGGATTAACAATATCTGTTATCCCTCAAAATAGCATAGCACAAGACCCACAGGATTTGCATTTGTGGGGTTTACCTGAAGGCGCGAAAGCGCGGTTTGGTAGAAGCAAAATAACAGGAGATATCGCGAGTTCCAGTGACGGAAAACGTTTGGCGGTGCCGTGTAGCATCGGTATTTGGATATATGACACAGAGACCGACAAACCACTCAACCTACTAACAAGGTATACCAGTGGAGTTTCGAGTGAGCGGCGTGTTCAAGATAGAAAGTTTCTTTGGATACTGACAGAGCATATAGATGGCGTTTTGAGCGTAGCGTTCAGTCCGGACGATACCTTGTTGGCAAGTACAAACTACGATAAAACCGTCCGTGTATGGGATGTCCGCACCGGCACTGAATTTTGGGCGATGCAAGCACATAAGGATAAACCCACAGACGTAGCGTTTAGTCCGGATGGAAGGCTGCTGGCGAGTGCAAGTAATGACAAAACCATCTGTTTGTGGGAGGTAAGCACTGGCAAACATCTACGCACACTAAAAGGGCATCGGAATGGCGTTACGAGCGTCGCGTTCAGTCCAGATGGCAAAACGCTGGCGAGTAGCAGTTGGGATGGTACCGTGTTGTTATGGGACCTCGCGGTTGATACTATGGATTAGGCGGCGCCCCATACATTAGGAGTGGGCGGGTTCAGGGACCCGCCCTTACATTTCACCGCCGCGCATGCTGGGATTCCACAGGTGCGCGGTATTCAACATTGAGATGCGGCGTTTCTAAACGGATATGCCCTTGAAGTCGCGAAGTCAAACAACTCTCCAATGTTCCGCTCACCAACAAGGTTCGTTCTGCTGGATACGGCGCGACACCCGTTTCAAAAAGTTCCTCGATTTTGGCAATCAGACACGCAGAATAGGTGACGTTTGGGGTCGGCGTTAAGAAGAACTGCGTCGATACTGGCACCGGTTCGTCCTTCAACTGCGCCGCGAAGCAGTAATCCCGCACCGCACCATTGAGCATCAGAAGGGTCGCTTTCAAGCCATCGTTATATTCAATGAAATAGGCTGATGGATTCTCGACGAGGCGATAAATTTCACCATTACGGATCATATCCTGCGTTCTACCGTCTTCATCCGTTAAACCGCACGGCGTATCACTTCTCGAAAGTGCCGCTTCTAACAATTCCATAGACCAGCGTCCATCCTTGCCTGCCTCCCAGACAGCATCGCCGTCAATGAGTTGTACAGCAGCGACCCCGGTTTCGCCACCCTTTCGGCGTTCTATCATGCACTGCATCGCCTCCAAGGCATGATAATCCATCGGATCCGAGCCTCCAACGCCTACCATGAGTGCCTCTTCTATTTCACATTCTAACGGGAGTTCGACATCTGGCAATCGCCATGTGACGGGTAGAGACGAACCTGCGAGCACTCCAAAGCCGAGACGATGTCCATCATCCACCATCTCCTTTGCCTTCTCGAAACTATAGGAGAGGTGTTTGTCGTTATAGATAGGCACGGCACGTCCATCTGCCTCAAAGACCTTGACACACTCTTTGAAGAATTCATACCGCGGATACAGGACCTGATTCATCTCATTGTGCGGATAATCGCCGTGCTCCCCGATGAGTAGCACCGCGTCAACAGCAATCTCATCACCGCCACACCGCAGTGCCTCGGCAATGGTAGGATAGACAGAGAAACCGAACTCCCTCGCACGGTCCAAACTCTGGTCACCTTCCGGCTTCTGATCGACGAACAGTGAGACGACTTTCATATCCGGACGATGCCATCTCCCCTCAGTCGGATAACCTACAAGAAATCGATCGGCAAAATGTTGCGCGTGCGATAGGTAACGGTAGATAGTAGCGATAACGGCAATCCTTTTTGTTCCCATAACCTCATGTCCTCCAGAAAGTTGATTCTTCAGTGGATTGATATGCAATGTCTAAATGAGGAGTCTCCTGCTGTGTGCCGTCAGCGAAGAGACTGTCAACACCTGCGGCAACAAGTCCGGTGGTCAACAAGGTGCGTTCAACGGGATAGGTTGCCTCGCCCGTCAAGAACATTTGCTCAATATTGTTAACCAACGGTGAGAAGAAGTTCGCCAATGTCGTCCGTGCAGGTGGCATCGGGAGATACATCT
Encoded proteins:
- a CDS encoding WD40 repeat domain-containing protein, with protein sequence MQKTLVLILAIGLTISVIPQNSIAQDPQDLHLWGLPEGAKARFGRSKITGDIASSSDGKRLAVPCSIGIWIYDTETDKPLNLLTRYTSGVSSERRVQDRKFLWILTEHIDGVLSVAFSPDDTLLASTNYDKTVRVWDVRTGTEFWAMQAHKDKPTDVAFSPDGRLLASASNDKTICLWEVSTGKHLRTLKGHRNGVTSVAFSPDGKTLASSSWDGTVLLWDLAVDTMD